One genomic window of Arachis hypogaea cultivar Tifrunner chromosome 8, arahy.Tifrunner.gnm2.J5K5, whole genome shotgun sequence includes the following:
- the LOC112706288 gene encoding phosphoenolpyruvate carboxykinase (ATP) 1 has protein sequence MAKKEASTENGFSFTRSASSNARNGLARIQTHTNTPEVCHDDSTPPVRAQTIHDLHSLQKKKSSAPSTPITSSSATSPFSTILEEERQRLQLQSISASLASLTRETGPKVVRGDPASKVVTHHHHDHHYITPTFDASDSALKFTHVLYNLSPAELYEQAIKYEKGSFITATGALATLSGAKTGRSPRDKRVVKDESTEHDLWWGKGSPNIEMDEHTFLINRERAVDYLNSLEKVFVNDQFLNWDPEHRIKVRIVSARAYHSLFMHNMCIRPTPEELEEFGTPDFTIYNAGQFPCNRYTHHMTSSTSIDINIARKEMVILGTQYAGEMKKGLFSVMHYLMPKRNILSLHSGCNMGKNGDVALFFGLSGTGKTTLSTDHNRYLIGDDEHCWSENGVSNIEGGCYAKCVDLSREKEPDIWNAIKFGTVVENVVFDEHTREVDFSDKSVTENTRAAYPIEYIPNAKIPCVAPHPKNVILLACDAFGVLPPVSKLSLAQTMYHFISGYTALVAGTEDGIKEPQATFSACFGAAFIMMHPTKYAAMLAEKMQKHGATGWLVNTGWSGGRYGVGNRIKLAYTRKIIDAIHSGSLLNAEYTKTEVFGLEIPTAIEGVPSEILDPVNTWADKKAYQDTLMKLASLFKKNFNGFISYKIGTDQSLTEEILAAGPTL, from the exons ATGGCGAAGAAGGAAGCATCAACAGAGAACGGTTTCAGCTTCACGAGAAGCGCAAGCAGCAATGCCCGTAACGGCCTCGCTAGGATCCAAACCCATACCAACACGCCGGAGGTCTGTCACGACGACAGCACCCCTCCGGTGAGAGCCCAAACCATTCACGACCTTCACTCTCTCCAGAAGAAGAAGTCATCTGCCCCCTCCACTCCCATCACTTCTTCTTCAGCCACCTCTCCCTTTTCCACCATTCTTGAAGAGGAACGCCAGCGCCTTCAACTTCAATCCATCAG CGCGTCATTAGCGTCGTTGACTCGGGAGACAGGGCCTAAGGTGGTGAGAGGAGACCCTGCTAGCAAGGTGGTGACTCATCATCACCATGATCATCACTATATTACTCCTACCTTTGATGCTAGTGACAGTGCTCTCAAATTCACCCACGTTCTTTACAATCTCTCTCCTGCTG AATTGTATGAACAAGCAATTAAGTATGAGAAAGGATCGTTTATTACGGCAACGGGAGCATTAGCCACACTTTCGGGTGCAAAGACTGGACGGTCTCCCAGAGACAAAAGGGTTGTGAAAGATGAGTCCACTGAGCATGATCTTTGGTGGGGCAA GGGCTCACCTAATATTGAAATGGATGAGCATACTTTCTTAATCAACAGAGAAAGAGCAGTTGATTACTTGAATTCCCTTGAAAAG GTTTTTGTGAATGATCAATTTCTGAATTGGGACCCAGAACATAGAATCAAGGTCCGAATTGTATCAGCAAGAGCTTATCATTCCTTGTTTATGCATAATAT GTGCATTCGACCAACTCCTGAAGAGCTAGAGGAATTTGGGACCCCGGATTTCACTATATACAATGCCGGACAGTTCCCTTGTAATCGGTACACGCATCACATGACTTCATCGACCAGCATTGACATCAACATAGCAAGGAAAGAAATGGTCATCCTTGGCACACAATATGCTGGTGAAATGAAGAAAGGTCTTTTTAGTGTTATGCACTACCTCATGCCGAAGCGCAACATTCTCTCGCTTCACTCGGGCTGCAACATGGGAAAAAATGGCGACGTTGCGCTCTTTTTTGGATTATCAG GTACTGGAAAGACAACTCTTTCTACTGATCATAACCGGTATCTAATCGGAGATGATGAGCACTGCTGGAGCGAAAATGGGGTGTCGAATATTGAAGGAGGTTGCTACGCAAAGTGTGTTGATCTTTCAAGGGAAAAGGAGCCAGATATCTGGAATGCTATCAAGTTTGGGACTG TGGTTGAAAATGTTGTTTTCGATGAGCATACTCGGGAAGTAGATTTCTCAGACAAATCCGTAACCG AGAACACTCGTGCAGCTTATCCTATTGAGTACATACCTAATGCTAAGATACCATGTGTTGCTCCACATCCAAAGAATGTTATCCTTCTAGCTTGTGATGCATTTGGGGTGCTCCCACCAGTAAGCAAGTTGAGCTTGGCACAAACAATGTACCATTTCATCAGTGGCTACACGGCACTG GTTGCTGGGACTGAGGATGGTATAAAGGAGCCACAAGCGACCTTCTCTGCTTGTTTTGGGGCAGCATTCATAATGATGCATCCTACCAAATATGCAGCTATGCTAGCCGAGAAGATGCAGAAGCACGGTGCTACCGGATGGCTTGTCAACACCGGCTGGTCAGGAGGAAG ATATGGAGTAGGCAATAGGATAAAATTAGCATACACAAGGAAAATCATAGATGCCATTCACTCCGGGAGCCTCTTGAATGCAGAGTACACAAAGACTGAGGTATTTGGACTTGAGATCCCAACAGCAATTGAGGGTGTCCCTTCTGAAATATTGGACCCTGTGAACACT TGGGCTGATAAGAAGGCATACCAAGATACTCTTATGAAATTAGCGAGTCTTTTCAAGAAGAACTTCAACGGATTCATAAGCTACAAGATAGGGACAGATCAGAGTTTGACAGAAGAGATTCTGGCAGCTGGTCCTACCTTGTGA
- the LOC112706289 gene encoding ubiquitin-fold modifier-conjugating enzyme 1 has product MEGWDPNTKSTLTKIPLLGTKAGPRDGAAWTQRLKEEYKALIAYTQMNKSNDNDWFRISAANPEGTRWTGKCWYVHNLLKYEFDLQFDIPVTYPSTAPELELPQLDGKTQKMYRGGKICLTVHFKPLWAKNCPRFGIAHALCLGLAPWLAAEVPILVDSGMIKHKDDATTSTES; this is encoded by the exons atGGAAGGTTGGGACCCGAACACGAAGTCGACGCTGACGAAGATCCCTCTGCTAGGAACAAAGGCGGGGCCACGCGACGGCGCCGCATGGACGCAGAGGCTGAAGGAAGAGTACAAGGCTCTGATTGCATACACTCAGATGAACAAGTCCAACGACAACGACTGGTTCCGGATCTCCGCCGCAAACCCCGAGGGTACACGGTGGACCGGCAAGTGCTGGTACGTCCACAACCTCCTCAAGtacgagttcgacctccaattcGACATTCCCGTCACTTACCCTTCCACCGCCCCCGAGCTCGAGCTTCCTCAATTGGACGGCAAGACACAGAAG aTGTATAGAGGTGGAAAGATTTGCTTGACTGTGCACTTCAAGccactttgggccaaaaactg CCCCAGATTTGGCATAGCTCATGCACTTTGCTTAGGCCTTGCCCCATGGCTTGCAGCAGAGGTTCCCATTCTTGTGGATTCTGGTATGATCAAGCACAAAGACGATGCAACCACATCAACTGAATCTTAG